One Tautonia rosea genomic window carries:
- a CDS encoding DUF1559 domain-containing protein, whose translation MSLPFVIQVHVIGTIFIDSIRGSTVMRNMRRGFTLIELLVVIAIIGVLIALLLPAVQSAREAARRAQCTNNLKQISLAYANYQSSNGAYPPVQVDQIRQGDCNAAVAARTNCQWQNQSIHCRLLPFLEQQAAFNAINWDLGVRWGPLQGSDNDMYVLPHQTVITTTINSFLCPSDGNPGVTGTYLGNRIAATNYAANMGMNRRYTGWNPNGPHYVAANNWDANIIEVVDPSTYVDGTSNTVVFSEWVKGTGRDPNGSPADLGMVFRSPAGFGQQDFLSVAQSDGPLAAYLAHSQACQTVGTQRNWSWKGEWWVLGHAGSTVYSHINTPNRRACNFGGGVDRRAMDTMIGASSRHPGGVNVGLADGSVRFVKDTINPFTWYSVATPDGGEVVSADQW comes from the coding sequence ATGTCTCTTCCGTTCGTAATCCAAGTTCACGTCATCGGCACCATTTTCATTGATTCGATTCGAGGGTCTACCGTAATGAGGAATATGCGACGCGGCTTCACGCTGATCGAATTACTCGTCGTGATCGCGATTATCGGCGTGCTCATCGCCTTGCTTCTGCCTGCGGTTCAGTCAGCCCGAGAGGCGGCCCGCCGGGCACAATGCACCAATAATCTCAAACAGATCTCCCTGGCCTACGCCAATTACCAAAGCTCGAACGGGGCTTATCCCCCTGTTCAGGTCGACCAGATTCGCCAGGGCGACTGCAACGCTGCGGTTGCGGCTCGGACCAACTGCCAGTGGCAGAATCAGTCAATCCACTGCCGCCTGTTGCCGTTCCTGGAACAGCAGGCGGCCTTCAATGCCATCAACTGGGATCTCGGCGTGCGCTGGGGTCCGCTCCAGGGCTCGGACAACGACATGTATGTCCTGCCTCATCAAACGGTCATCACGACCACGATCAATTCCTTCCTCTGCCCGTCCGACGGCAACCCGGGCGTCACGGGCACATATCTCGGCAACCGGATTGCCGCGACCAACTATGCGGCCAACATGGGCATGAATCGCCGTTATACGGGCTGGAATCCGAACGGCCCGCACTACGTGGCGGCGAACAACTGGGATGCCAACATCATTGAGGTCGTCGACCCGTCCACGTACGTCGACGGCACCTCCAACACCGTTGTCTTCAGCGAGTGGGTCAAGGGGACCGGCCGCGACCCGAACGGCTCTCCGGCCGACCTGGGCATGGTCTTCCGCTCGCCGGCCGGCTTCGGCCAGCAGGATTTCCTCAGCGTGGCCCAGTCCGACGGCCCGCTGGCAGCCTACCTGGCCCACTCTCAGGCGTGCCAGACCGTGGGTACTCAGCGAAACTGGTCCTGGAAGGGCGAGTGGTGGGTCCTCGGCCACGCCGGCTCGACCGTCTACAGCCACATCAACACCCCGAATCGCCGGGCGTGCAACTTCGGCGGCGGTGTTGACCGTCGCGCCATGGACACGATGATCGGGGCTAGTTCCCGGCACCCGGGGGGCGTGAACGTCGGCCTGGCGGACGGCTCGGTCCGGTTCGTCAAGGACACCATCAACCCCTTCACCTGGTACTCGGTCGCCACTCCTGACGGTGGCGAGGTTGTCAGCGCCGATCAGTGGTGA
- a CDS encoding tetratricopeptide repeat protein, protein MSVISPILRIVLLLALAAGTFWHASNRVALREARQAEGRGNDVEAVRRAWDHLEEIPWSQEASLIAARGLSRLDFAALAEPYYQRASQLDLDDLHVRAFGLTRANQREQAIEAYLDILNRRPDDVLALRRLGGIYISQIRYQDALEVARRLEQIPEGTVIGLSLAGTCLHLMPDPDYEQAVDAFDRAFAEDPGLEQVPLPAKLYWSYLSAALLKLGRAERAVETIGRALADGEDADLLTMLGDAYHQQGLLDAARDAWTRAARVDPRASIAWLKLGQLALEQGDPSGAIPPLERAAELIPSSYEPFYNLALASRRLGLDTEADRYQEQADRLRNDAPPKTTMGMMPDRDHEQ, encoded by the coding sequence ATGAGTGTCATCTCCCCGATTCTTCGCATCGTGCTCCTCCTCGCTCTGGCGGCTGGAACGTTCTGGCATGCCTCCAACCGGGTCGCACTCCGAGAGGCGAGACAGGCCGAGGGTCGGGGGAATGATGTCGAGGCAGTGCGCCGGGCATGGGACCACCTGGAAGAAATTCCCTGGAGCCAAGAAGCCTCGTTGATTGCCGCGCGGGGCCTGAGCCGCCTCGATTTCGCTGCACTGGCCGAGCCGTACTACCAACGGGCGAGTCAGCTCGACCTGGACGACTTGCACGTCCGAGCCTTTGGCCTGACCCGGGCCAACCAGCGCGAGCAGGCCATCGAGGCGTACCTTGACATTCTCAATCGCCGGCCCGACGACGTGCTCGCGTTGCGTCGATTGGGGGGCATCTACATTTCACAAATCCGCTATCAGGACGCCCTTGAGGTGGCCCGGCGGTTGGAGCAGATTCCCGAAGGAACCGTCATCGGCCTCTCGCTGGCCGGGACCTGCCTGCACCTGATGCCCGACCCCGATTACGAGCAGGCCGTCGACGCCTTCGACCGGGCCTTCGCAGAGGACCCGGGGCTCGAGCAGGTTCCCCTGCCTGCCAAGCTTTACTGGTCGTACCTCTCGGCCGCCCTGCTGAAGCTGGGCCGGGCTGAGCGTGCGGTCGAGACGATTGGCCGAGCCCTGGCCGATGGCGAGGATGCAGACCTTCTCACCATGCTCGGCGACGCCTATCATCAACAAGGGCTCCTCGACGCGGCTCGGGACGCCTGGACCCGGGCAGCCCGGGTCGATCCTCGGGCCTCGATCGCCTGGTTGAAACTGGGGCAGCTTGCGCTCGAACAGGGGGATCCGAGCGGGGCGATCCCCCCCTTGGAGCGGGCGGCCGAGTTGATCCCTTCGTCTTATGAGCCCTTCTATAACCTCGCCCTGGCCTCTCGCCGCCTGGGCCTCGACACCGAGGCCGATCGTTATCAGGAACAAGCCGATCGCCTCCGCAACGATGCGCCGCCCAAAACAACGATGGGGATGATGCCCGATCGGGACCATGAGCAGTGA
- a CDS encoding CRTAC1 family protein yields MSTERAIAVRLTGLATLISAALAASLTGCSGEPAPESLVSAATADRGRLPAEPTPAARPEPTSQSRPEPRTIWFRDASESSGIDFVHTSGDDEKKYFPTANGSGVAMLDFDGDGLLDLYFASTRELPLDSPSNAMGNRLYRNLGDGRFEDASDAAGVAFRGFCHGVVSGDFDGDGTPDLYLANLGPNVLYLNNGDGTFRNASDGSGANLDGWHSGAAPLDFDNDGHLDLYVTRYGRWTDQDAETFCGDRAKGVRTYCSPLTIVTDRDFLLRNRGDGTFEDVTESAGILRTDGRGLGVVSADLNGDTLTDLYVANDLSPNFLFLNRGDGTFDDVGEDSGAARSGSGVNQAGMGVDAEDLDGDGLPELFVTNFRGEHNTLYRNFSGTHFQDSSAAAGIYADSLPEVSWACALADFDNDGEPDMFVLSGHVDNNLAQLGRNEPHAQPTKVWRNQGNAKYRQVGDPGPYFAEPHVGRGAAFGDLDNDGDLDVVVNLMNRGPAILINESVRGNWIGLELIGSTSNRSAIGAAAAIHLGDRVLHRQVKGGGSYLSSNDHRILAGIGDAEQVDRVVVRWPGGGETVLETLEAGRFHRIVEGQPDDAPAEDPEPTP; encoded by the coding sequence ATGAGCACTGAGCGAGCGATCGCCGTCCGGCTCACCGGCCTCGCTACCTTGATCTCGGCGGCCCTTGCCGCGAGCCTGACCGGTTGCAGCGGTGAGCCGGCTCCGGAGTCGCTCGTCTCCGCGGCGACCGCCGACCGCGGCCGATTGCCGGCCGAGCCGACCCCGGCAGCACGACCGGAACCAACGTCGCAATCCCGCCCGGAGCCCAGGACGATCTGGTTCCGCGATGCCTCAGAGTCATCCGGCATCGACTTCGTCCACACCAGTGGCGACGACGAAAAGAAGTACTTCCCTACCGCCAACGGCAGCGGCGTGGCCATGCTCGACTTCGATGGCGACGGTCTTCTCGACCTCTACTTCGCCTCGACCCGTGAGTTACCGCTCGACTCCCCCTCCAATGCGATGGGGAACCGGCTCTATCGGAACCTCGGCGATGGACGGTTTGAGGACGCCTCGGACGCGGCGGGCGTCGCCTTCCGGGGGTTCTGCCACGGCGTCGTGTCCGGCGACTTCGACGGTGACGGCACCCCCGACCTCTACCTCGCGAACCTCGGGCCGAACGTCCTTTACCTGAACAACGGCGATGGCACCTTCCGCAACGCCAGTGATGGCTCTGGTGCTAACCTCGATGGTTGGCATTCAGGCGCCGCCCCGCTCGACTTCGACAACGACGGCCACCTTGATCTCTACGTAACCCGCTATGGCCGCTGGACCGATCAAGACGCCGAGACCTTCTGTGGTGACCGGGCCAAAGGGGTACGCACCTATTGCTCTCCCTTGACGATCGTCACCGATCGGGACTTCCTGCTCCGCAACCGGGGTGACGGCACGTTCGAAGACGTGACCGAGTCGGCCGGCATCCTCCGGACAGACGGCCGGGGCCTCGGCGTGGTCTCCGCCGATCTGAACGGCGACACCCTGACCGACCTGTACGTCGCCAACGATCTCAGTCCCAACTTCCTGTTCCTCAATCGGGGAGACGGGACGTTCGACGACGTCGGAGAAGACTCCGGCGCCGCCCGATCCGGCTCAGGGGTGAACCAGGCCGGCATGGGCGTCGATGCCGAAGATCTCGACGGCGATGGGCTGCCCGAACTGTTCGTCACCAACTTCCGGGGGGAGCACAACACGCTCTACCGGAACTTCTCCGGCACCCATTTTCAGGATTCAAGCGCCGCGGCGGGCATCTACGCCGACAGCCTCCCCGAAGTGAGCTGGGCCTGCGCCCTGGCGGACTTCGACAACGACGGCGAGCCCGACATGTTCGTCCTCAGCGGGCATGTGGACAATAACCTCGCGCAGCTCGGCCGCAACGAGCCACACGCCCAGCCGACGAAGGTCTGGCGCAATCAAGGGAACGCGAAATACCGACAGGTGGGCGACCCCGGCCCCTACTTCGCCGAGCCCCACGTTGGCCGGGGAGCCGCCTTCGGCGACCTCGATAACGACGGCGATCTCGATGTCGTCGTCAATCTCATGAACCGGGGACCGGCCATTCTGATCAACGAATCAGTTCGGGGGAACTGGATTGGTCTGGAACTCATCGGCTCGACCTCGAACCGATCCGCGATTGGAGCGGCGGCAGCAATTCACCTGGGGGATCGTGTCCTGCACCGCCAGGTCAAAGGCGGGGGTAGCTACCTCTCCTCAAACGACCACCGAATCCTTGCCGGAATCGGTGATGCCGAGCAGGTTGACCGCGTTGTCGTTCGATGGCCTGGCGGCGGCGAGACGGTCCTGGAGACGCTGGAGGCCGGGCGTTTTCACCGGATCGTCGAGGGCCAACCGGACGATGCCCCGGCCGAGGACCCGGAGCCGACCCCATGA
- a CDS encoding tetratricopeptide repeat protein, producing MRPVVTKLLLGAAWLVTIGGAIASIWAMTRSAPDLAPAIVSYEAGRLKEAEAKLRGYLQSRPQDPIARLLLARSLLHGEDPRPQEALDAIGGIEDVEPATRAEVLLVEGEALAQLQRLDEAEAAWLQALEVDPQVAEVGWHLLSIYYIQGRQDDARQLALRLHPIEPDPDDRVNYLVELARWDVEPPAPGSILAIFEPIVRENPMDRRSAAALGLALISEGRIDEGLSHLRRIAEANPDDLSTRSGLLEGLARAGLTDELAEALDRLPEADRDDPSVARYWGQVAQDQGDWATAVEAYRRALDIFPGDREVSYRLQQVLRLAGQPAEAEALAAFVESAGEAEDQLRSLYLEVSPRDDLGSRPDPDLYRRFADLRARMGRREEALAWYQLVLKTVPNDAEARDALDRFDTLGDADS from the coding sequence ATGAGGCCCGTTGTCACAAAGCTTCTGCTCGGGGCCGCCTGGCTGGTGACAATCGGCGGGGCGATCGCCAGCATCTGGGCGATGACGCGATCGGCCCCCGACCTGGCCCCGGCCATTGTCTCCTACGAGGCCGGTCGGCTGAAGGAGGCCGAGGCGAAACTCCGAGGCTACCTCCAGTCCCGCCCTCAAGACCCGATCGCCCGGCTGCTTCTCGCCCGGAGCCTGCTTCACGGAGAAGACCCGAGACCCCAGGAGGCCCTCGACGCGATCGGGGGAATTGAGGACGTCGAGCCGGCCACAAGGGCCGAGGTTCTATTGGTCGAGGGGGAAGCCCTGGCGCAGCTCCAGCGGCTCGACGAGGCGGAAGCGGCCTGGCTGCAGGCGTTGGAGGTCGACCCGCAGGTGGCTGAGGTCGGCTGGCACCTGCTGTCGATCTATTACATCCAGGGGCGGCAAGACGACGCCCGACAGCTGGCGCTTCGCCTGCACCCGATCGAGCCCGACCCCGACGATCGGGTCAATTATCTGGTCGAACTCGCTCGGTGGGATGTGGAGCCGCCGGCGCCAGGTTCGATTCTCGCGATCTTCGAGCCCATCGTCCGTGAGAATCCCATGGACCGGCGCTCGGCCGCCGCGCTTGGCCTGGCCTTGATCTCCGAGGGCCGCATCGACGAGGGGTTGAGTCATCTCCGACGCATCGCCGAGGCGAACCCGGACGACCTGTCGACCCGGTCGGGCTTGCTCGAAGGGCTCGCCAGGGCCGGACTGACCGACGAGCTGGCCGAGGCCCTCGATCGGTTGCCCGAAGCGGATCGGGACGACCCGAGCGTCGCCCGTTATTGGGGGCAGGTGGCTCAGGACCAGGGGGATTGGGCGACTGCGGTCGAGGCGTACCGGCGAGCATTAGACATCTTCCCCGGCGACCGGGAAGTCTCCTACCGGCTTCAGCAAGTCCTCCGACTCGCCGGTCAGCCGGCCGAGGCCGAGGCCTTGGCCGCGTTTGTCGAGTCGGCCGGTGAGGCCGAGGACCAGCTCCGATCGCTCTACCTGGAGGTTTCCCCCCGAGACGACCTGGGGAGCCGCCCCGATCCAGACCTCTACCGACGCTTCGCCGACCTGAGAGCGAGGATGGGGCGTCGGGAGGAAGCCCTTGCCTGGTATCAACTTGTGCTGAAGACCGTCCCCAACGACGCCGAGGCTCGCGACGCCCTCGACCGATTCGACACCCTGGGCGATGCCGACTCCTGA
- a CDS encoding tetratricopeptide repeat protein produces the protein MAQSPPRIDPEPKTTANRLGPWRRVGRTLRLGFWPLVLVLIVLNAWWFWRDRPFRMDEIRQAVQRERFDEAGDLLQTHLARSPYDAEARIMLARVKAARGDLLGCVTELGRVPPWDPNKPEALYREGQAALQADRADLAEAAWLACVQDDPLHPTPPELHSDAGLELIKLYILEGRQVEAEAFIWDEYELADWVDRPTLLSMRIRLELERINPTDVAKTLARYVDAAPDDWNARLGLARALETLGRPAEADRHLQTTLEQRPNEPRVWGTLLEILAERGDEESLRKTIARIPAEVEDDVRIWLHRGSVLEREGDLSQAADSYAEAIRIDPNGASGHYRLGQLLNRLGRHDEAEEHLARNRTIQQARSDLRDAYSEFLLAFNLLLPQAGETVPERPQAAENLAVICETLGMQRAAEELRELAWRMS, from the coding sequence ATGGCCCAAAGTCCCCCTCGGATCGATCCGGAACCGAAGACCACTGCCAACCGTCTCGGCCCGTGGCGCCGTGTTGGCAGAACACTCCGCCTGGGCTTCTGGCCGCTCGTGCTGGTCCTGATCGTCCTGAACGCCTGGTGGTTCTGGCGCGACCGTCCCTTCCGAATGGACGAGATCCGGCAAGCGGTGCAACGGGAACGCTTCGACGAGGCCGGCGATCTGCTTCAAACCCACCTTGCCCGATCGCCCTACGACGCCGAGGCCCGGATCATGCTCGCCCGGGTCAAGGCGGCCCGCGGCGACCTGCTCGGTTGCGTGACCGAACTCGGCCGGGTGCCGCCCTGGGACCCGAACAAGCCCGAAGCGCTCTATCGGGAGGGCCAGGCCGCCCTCCAGGCCGATCGGGCCGACCTCGCCGAGGCAGCCTGGTTGGCCTGTGTCCAGGACGACCCCCTCCACCCCACCCCTCCCGAACTGCACAGCGACGCCGGCCTTGAGTTGATCAAGCTCTACATCCTTGAAGGTCGCCAGGTCGAGGCCGAGGCCTTCATTTGGGACGAATACGAGCTCGCCGATTGGGTGGACCGCCCGACCCTTCTGAGCATGCGGATCCGCCTTGAACTCGAACGGATCAATCCTACGGACGTCGCCAAAACACTTGCCCGATACGTCGACGCCGCTCCCGACGACTGGAACGCCCGGCTCGGCCTGGCCCGCGCCCTGGAGACGCTCGGTCGCCCGGCCGAGGCCGATCGGCATCTCCAGACTACTCTGGAACAACGACCGAACGAGCCGAGGGTCTGGGGAACTCTGCTCGAAATCCTCGCTGAACGAGGAGACGAGGAGAGCCTCCGCAAGACCATCGCCCGCATCCCCGCTGAGGTTGAGGACGACGTGAGAATCTGGCTCCACCGCGGTTCGGTCCTTGAACGGGAGGGGGACCTTTCCCAGGCTGCCGACTCCTACGCCGAGGCGATCCGAATCGACCCGAACGGTGCCTCGGGCCACTACCGCCTCGGTCAACTCCTGAATCGCCTCGGCCGACACGACGAGGCGGAGGAACACCTCGCTCGGAACCGAACGATCCAGCAGGCCCGCTCTGACCTCCGCGACGCCTACTCCGAATTTCTCCTCGCCTTCAACCTCCTGCTCCCCCAGGCAGGAGAGACGGTCCCCGAACGTCCCCAGGCCGCTGAGAATCTCGCGGTGATCTGCGAGACACTTGGCATGCAGCGGGCCGCCGAGGAACTTCGTGAACTCGCCTGGCGCATGTCATGA
- a CDS encoding DUF1592 domain-containing protein: MFRTILLIIAGISPLLSLTPQESLDEGPAITVEGRFAEEVRPFLESYCLGCHGADAPKAGLDLSGYDSAASVLEDLALWEIVLEQLEAEAMPPPRAEAHPTTTDRHRVVAWIDDLRRLEAERNAGDPGPVPARRLSNAEYDHTIRDLTGVDLRPTRAFPVDPANEAGFDNSAESLMMSPALVKKYLDAAREVADHLVLTPDGLAFAPHPVIADTDRDKYSVNRIIDFYARHDVDLAEVFLAAWHYRHREALDRADASLLEIAADRGVSPRYLETVWNLLNDPSEAKFGPIVALQGLWNELPPPEGADPESVARPACERLRDVVVDLRRQLTPEVENLTARGISNGTQPFVLWKNRQMGANRMRYAGGASELNLAGLDPDSPAAQALAVPADPDALARFEATFDPFCRAFPDAFVVTERARVYLDPDQDKNNTGRLLSAGFHSMTGYFRDDQPLYDLVLDDAQRQELDRLWTEFNLISDLPMRQFSSYLWYERAETGFMRGDPDFDFVRAEDRDAASEAKMTRLAEVYLAKARRIGAGDQAIQAIEDQFAIIAEQIRHVEHVRAEAEPHHVAALADFAERAYRRRLSTAERDGVAAFYQGLRDEDGLDHEDAVRDTVVSILMSPHVLYRVDLPLEEGSGIQPLSPNDLASRLSYFLWASMPDDELMSLADSGALQDPDVLAAQARRMLRDPRVRGLATEFAGNWLDFRRFEAHNSVDRSRFPAFDDELRRAMFEEPIRLFLDLVQHDRPVDELLAGTRTFVNPPLARHYGIPEPEGGPDTWVEIADATPFGRGGLLPMAVFLTQNSPGLRTSPVKRGYWVVRRLLGEHIPPPPPDVPDLPDDEADLGALTLREALARHRADPACAVCHDRFDGIGVAFEGFGPVGELRTVDLGGRPVETEAEFPRGGQGTGVEGLRAYLEQARRDEFVENLCRKLLAYALGRTLIPSDDATIQNMQARLSAEGGRFSALVEAIVLSPQFRNTRVERDLAE, translated from the coding sequence GTGTTTCGGACGATCCTGCTGATCATCGCGGGCATCAGCCCCCTGCTGTCCCTAACCCCGCAGGAGTCTCTCGACGAGGGGCCGGCGATCACGGTCGAGGGCCGCTTCGCCGAGGAGGTCCGGCCGTTTTTGGAATCCTACTGCCTGGGATGCCACGGCGCCGATGCCCCCAAGGCAGGCCTCGACCTGAGTGGTTACGACTCGGCCGCCTCCGTGCTCGAAGACCTGGCCCTCTGGGAAATCGTCCTCGAACAGCTTGAAGCCGAGGCCATGCCCCCGCCTCGGGCCGAGGCTCACCCGACCACAACCGATCGGCATCGGGTCGTTGCCTGGATCGACGACTTGCGCCGCCTCGAAGCCGAGCGCAACGCGGGAGACCCCGGCCCCGTCCCCGCCCGACGCCTCAGTAACGCCGAGTACGACCACACGATCCGCGATCTGACCGGTGTCGATCTTCGGCCAACCCGCGCTTTCCCCGTCGATCCGGCCAACGAGGCCGGGTTCGACAACTCGGCCGAATCGCTCATGATGTCCCCCGCCCTGGTGAAGAAGTACCTCGACGCTGCCCGAGAGGTGGCCGATCACCTCGTTCTCACTCCAGACGGACTCGCTTTCGCCCCCCACCCGGTCATTGCCGATACCGACCGCGACAAGTACTCCGTCAACCGCATCATCGACTTCTACGCCCGTCACGACGTCGATCTGGCCGAGGTCTTCCTCGCCGCCTGGCACTACCGCCACCGCGAGGCCCTCGACCGAGCGGACGCCTCACTCTTGGAGATCGCGGCCGATCGGGGCGTCAGTCCCCGCTACCTCGAAACGGTCTGGAACCTGCTCAACGACCCATCCGAAGCCAAGTTCGGCCCCATCGTCGCACTCCAAGGCCTCTGGAATGAACTTCCCCCGCCCGAGGGAGCCGACCCGGAATCGGTGGCTCGCCCGGCCTGCGAGCGGCTTCGGGATGTCGTGGTTGATCTCCGCCGACAACTGACACCGGAGGTCGAGAACCTGACCGCCCGGGGCATCAGCAACGGCACCCAGCCCTTTGTCCTCTGGAAGAACCGGCAAATGGGCGCCAACCGGATGCGCTACGCTGGCGGCGCGTCCGAGTTGAACCTGGCGGGTCTCGATCCTGACAGCCCCGCCGCCCAGGCCCTCGCCGTTCCGGCCGACCCCGACGCCCTCGCCCGCTTCGAGGCCACCTTCGACCCGTTCTGCCGGGCCTTCCCCGATGCCTTCGTCGTCACCGAGCGGGCCAGGGTCTACCTCGATCCCGATCAGGATAAGAACAACACCGGGCGCCTCCTCTCGGCCGGCTTCCACAGCATGACCGGCTATTTCCGCGACGACCAACCCCTGTACGACCTGGTCCTTGACGACGCGCAACGGCAGGAACTCGACCGCCTCTGGACCGAGTTCAACCTCATCAGCGATCTGCCCATGCGGCAGTTCTCCAGCTATCTCTGGTACGAGCGGGCCGAGACCGGCTTCATGCGCGGCGACCCCGACTTCGACTTCGTCCGCGCCGAGGACCGCGACGCTGCCTCCGAGGCCAAGATGACCCGTCTGGCCGAGGTCTACCTCGCCAAGGCCCGGCGCATCGGTGCCGGCGACCAGGCGATCCAGGCCATCGAAGACCAGTTCGCCATCATCGCCGAGCAGATCCGCCACGTCGAACACGTCCGCGCCGAGGCCGAACCGCACCATGTCGCCGCCCTCGCCGACTTCGCCGAACGCGCCTACCGCCGCCGCCTCTCGACCGCCGAACGCGACGGGGTGGCCGCCTTCTACCAAGGCCTCCGCGACGAGGACGGTCTGGACCATGAAGACGCCGTCCGCGACACGGTGGTCAGCATTCTCATGTCTCCCCACGTCCTCTACCGCGTGGACCTGCCGCTTGAGGAAGGCTCGGGCATCCAGCCCCTCTCCCCGAACGACCTTGCCAGCCGCCTCAGCTATTTCCTCTGGGCGAGCATGCCCGACGACGAACTCATGAGCCTGGCCGATTCGGGAGCGTTGCAGGACCCCGACGTCCTTGCCGCTCAGGCCCGCCGGATGCTCCGCGATCCTCGCGTCCGCGGCCTGGCAACCGAATTCGCCGGCAACTGGCTCGACTTCCGCCGCTTCGAGGCGCACAACAGCGTCGATCGCTCCCGCTTCCCGGCCTTCGACGACGAGCTGCGGCGGGCGATGTTCGAGGAGCCGATCCGCCTGTTCCTCGACCTCGTCCAGCACGACCGCCCGGTCGACGAGCTGCTCGCCGGCACCCGAACGTTCGTCAACCCCCCCCTCGCCCGCCACTACGGCATCCCCGAGCCCGAGGGCGGCCCCGACACCTGGGTCGAGATCGCCGACGCCACCCCCTTCGGTCGCGGCGGACTCTTGCCGATGGCCGTCTTCCTCACCCAGAACTCCCCCGGCCTTCGGACCAGTCCCGTCAAACGCGGATACTGGGTCGTCCGCCGCCTGCTCGGCGAGCACATTCCCCCCCCTCCCCCCGACGTGCCCGACCTGCCCGACGACGAGGCCGATCTCGGTGCCTTGACCCTCCGCGAGGCCCTCGCCCGCCATCGGGCCGACCCGGCCTGTGCCGTCTGCCACGACCGCTTCGACGGCATCGGTGTCGCCTTCGAAGGCTTCGGGCCGGTCGGTGAACTTCGGACGGTTGATCTCGGCGGCCGACCTGTCGAAACCGAGGCCGAATTCCCACGCGGCGGCCAGGGAACCGGGGTCGAAGGGTTGCGGGCCTACCTCGAACAGGCACGCCGGGACGAGTTCGTCGAGAACCTCTGCCGAAAGCTGCTCGCCTACGCCCTCGGCCGAACCTTGATCCCCTCCGACGACGCCACGATTCAAAACATGCAGGCCCGTCTCTCGGCCGAAGGCGGGCGGTTCAGCGCCCTGGTCGAGGCCATCGTTCTCAGCCCCCAGTTCCGGAACACGCGCGTCGAGCGCGATCTCGCGGAGTGA
- a CDS encoding DUF1552 domain-containing protein has product MKRPSNPAADSNPGDRLSTSRRMFLRGAGVTMALPWLESIPAWGAAASGEIAPSPKRFAAMFMGCGVNPDQWWAKQSGSEIELGPSLEPLSDVKSKINVINGLFNQHALGVGIHPGQTGNILSGAALQRGAELKGGISVDQMLARHLGEDTIQPSIVLGCEQPITGYHETNFSMAYSSHISWQSATSPVPMEVYPSLAFDSLFDNRGSLRNRSILDRVREEAATLSRRVSVADRAKLDEYLTSVRDVEQRAAAMRASKLAADERAQGGDRPTLAMPRPDNGLPEDIREHMRLMCDLIALGFQTDKTRIASLLLCRDISGLFYPFLDVSAAHHGASHDDTSEAYGRVTQFYVSQLAYLASRLDAMPEGEGTVLDHSCLLFINSLWSGTQHDARKVPVVLAGGLGGTLQTGRVLDYSDRSDDDRRLCSLYLGIMDRLGVELDSFGDADERLANL; this is encoded by the coding sequence ATGAAGCGACCTTCGAACCCGGCGGCCGACTCGAATCCAGGCGATCGCCTCTCGACCTCCCGGCGCATGTTCCTCCGGGGGGCCGGCGTGACAATGGCCCTCCCCTGGCTCGAATCGATCCCCGCCTGGGGGGCCGCCGCCTCCGGCGAGATCGCGCCCAGCCCAAAGCGGTTCGCCGCCATGTTCATGGGTTGCGGCGTGAACCCCGATCAGTGGTGGGCGAAGCAGTCCGGCTCCGAGATCGAGCTGGGGCCGTCGCTCGAACCGCTCTCGGACGTGAAATCCAAGATTAACGTCATCAACGGTCTCTTTAATCAGCATGCCCTCGGCGTCGGCATCCATCCCGGCCAGACCGGCAACATCCTCTCCGGCGCCGCCCTCCAGCGCGGGGCCGAACTGAAGGGGGGCATCAGTGTCGATCAGATGCTTGCCCGCCACCTGGGCGAGGACACGATCCAGCCGAGCATCGTCCTGGGCTGCGAGCAGCCGATCACCGGCTACCACGAGACGAACTTCTCGATGGCCTACAGCTCGCACATCTCCTGGCAGAGTGCGACCTCTCCGGTCCCGATGGAGGTCTACCCCTCCCTCGCCTTCGACAGCCTGTTCGACAACCGCGGCAGCCTCCGCAACCGAAGCATCCTCGACCGCGTCCGCGAGGAAGCCGCCACCTTGAGCCGCCGCGTCAGCGTGGCCGACCGCGCAAAGCTCGACGAGTATCTCACCAGCGTCCGCGACGTCGAGCAGCGGGCCGCCGCCATGCGTGCCTCGAAGCTCGCCGCCGACGAACGTGCCCAGGGCGGCGACCGCCCCACGCTCGCCATGCCCCGGCCCGATAACGGTCTGCCCGAGGACATCCGCGAGCACATGCGCCTGATGTGCGACCTCATCGCCCTCGGCTTCCAGACCGACAAGACCCGGATTGCCTCGCTTCTGCTTTGTCGAGACATCTCGGGCCTCTTTTATCCGTTCCTCGACGTCAGCGCCGCCCACCACGGGGCCTCGCACGACGATACCTCCGAAGCTTACGGGCGGGTCACGCAGTTCTACGTCAGCCAGCTTGCCTACCTCGCTTCGCGGCTCGACGCCATGCCCGAAGGCGAAGGGACCGTGCTCGACCACTCCTGCCTCCTGTTCATCAACAGCCTCTGGTCGGGCACCCAGCACGACGCCCGCAAGGTGCCGGTCGTCCTCGCCGGTGGCCTCGGCGGCACCCTTCAGACCGGCCGCGTGCTCGACTACTCCGACCGATCCGACGACGACCGCCGCCTCTGCTCCCTCTACCTCGGCATCATGGACCGCTTGGGCGTCGAGCTTGACTCCTTCGGCGACGCCGACGAACGCCTGGCGAACCTTTGA